A window from Flavobacterium sp. 83 encodes these proteins:
- a CDS encoding nucleotide sugar dehydrogenase → MSSNIKIAVIGLGYVGLPLARLFATKYAVVGFDINASRVASLQSGTDTTFEVSDAVLQKVLLQKNNASIGLYCSTIPEDIATCSYYIVTVPTPVDKNNRPDLTPLYKSSETVGKLLKKGDVVIYESTVYPGVTEEECVPVLESVSGLQFNVDFFVGYSPERINPGDKEHTVDKILKVTSGSTPETAQKVNKLYQSVITAGTHLAPTIKVAEAAKVIENSQRDINIAFVNELSKIFNLINIDTQAVLEAAGTKWNFLPFKPGLVGGHCIGVDPYYLAQKAQEMGYHPEIILAGRRLNDSMGEYVASQIVKLMIKKGISVNGATLLMLGITFKENCPDVRNTKIVDVIAALTDYGITVTIYDSLADPDAVKKEYKLTTLNTLPNTTFDAIVLGVAHTDFLNLDFSRLQNSNSILYDVKGVLGRAVDGRL, encoded by the coding sequence TTGTTGGGTTTGACATCAATGCATCCAGAGTTGCTTCATTGCAATCTGGTACCGATACTACTTTTGAAGTTTCCGATGCTGTATTGCAAAAAGTACTTCTTCAAAAAAACAATGCTAGTATAGGTTTATATTGCTCTACAATTCCAGAAGATATTGCAACTTGTAGTTATTATATCGTAACTGTACCTACGCCTGTTGATAAAAACAACAGACCGGATCTGACTCCTTTATACAAATCAAGTGAAACGGTAGGGAAATTATTGAAAAAGGGAGATGTTGTCATTTATGAATCGACAGTTTATCCAGGAGTTACAGAAGAAGAGTGTGTGCCTGTTTTGGAAAGCGTTTCGGGTTTACAATTCAATGTTGATTTCTTTGTGGGCTATTCTCCTGAAAGAATTAATCCAGGCGATAAAGAGCATACCGTTGATAAAATATTAAAAGTGACTTCTGGTTCTACACCAGAAACTGCTCAAAAAGTAAATAAATTGTATCAGTCTGTGATTACAGCCGGTACTCATTTGGCACCAACAATAAAAGTAGCCGAGGCAGCCAAAGTAATTGAAAACTCACAGCGTGATATTAATATTGCTTTTGTGAATGAGTTGTCCAAAATTTTCAACTTAATAAACATTGACACACAGGCTGTTTTAGAAGCGGCCGGAACCAAATGGAATTTTCTTCCTTTCAAACCTGGTTTGGTAGGAGGACATTGTATTGGTGTAGATCCTTATTATTTAGCTCAAAAAGCGCAGGAAATGGGGTATCATCCAGAGATTATTTTAGCCGGAAGGCGCCTAAATGATAGTATGGGGGAATACGTAGCTTCTCAAATTGTAAAACTGATGATTAAGAAAGGGATTTCTGTAAATGGAGCAACACTCTTGATGCTTGGAATCACTTTCAAGGAAAACTGCCCTGATGTTCGCAATACAAAGATTGTAGATGTTATTGCCGCTTTAACGGATTATGGCATTACGGTGACAATATATGATTCATTGGCTGATCCTGATGCTGTAAAAAAAGAATATAAACTAACTACCTTAAATACATTGCCCAATACTACGTTTGATGCCATTGTTTTGGGGGTTGCGCATACAGACTTTTTAAATTTGGACTTTTCAAGATTACAAAATTCAAATAGTATTTTGTATGATGTAAAAGGAGTTTTGGGAAGAGCTGTTGATGGTAGATTGTAA